A window of Clostridium sp. 'White wine YQ' contains these coding sequences:
- the mscL gene encoding large-conductance mechanosensitive channel protein MscL, with the protein MITILKEFKEFAVKGKVLELAIGVVVGGAFGKIVTSLVNDIIMPIVGGLTGGVNFTYLKFVIKKASGDFPGVTINYGNFIQNVIDFLIISFSIFLFVKSIKKLKQQDAESKSEKPSDEVLLLQEIRDLLKNQQ; encoded by the coding sequence GTGATTACTATATTAAAAGAATTCAAAGAATTTGCTGTAAAAGGTAAGGTTTTAGAGCTAGCTATTGGAGTTGTAGTTGGTGGTGCATTCGGTAAAATTGTAACTTCACTAGTAAATGATATTATTATGCCAATAGTAGGTGGCCTAACTGGAGGTGTTAATTTTACATATTTAAAATTCGTAATTAAAAAAGCCAGTGGAGATTTTCCTGGTGTTACAATTAACTATGGTAACTTCATACAAAATGTAATTGATTTTCTTATAATCTCTTTTTCAATATTTTTATTTGTAAAATCTATAAAAAAACTTAAACAACAGGACGCGGAATCAAAGTCTGAAAAACCATCTGATGAAGTTTTGCTACTTCAAGAAATTAGAGATCTTTTAAAAAATCAACAATAA
- a CDS encoding tetratricopeptide repeat protein, whose translation MNEDVLIQKYIERAYKALEDDKLVKALDLFSVANELSKEDDVDIIIEIALIYDSLGKPETAKEYYNKALRIDENEERAYYGLAVIYDEDEHYDEAIRLYKKAIYINPNYHKAYFFLANVYDICGEEELAIITYEKLLSLNPMDFWANTNVGSIYEALGKNDLAYKRFSKALEIKPNNYLALFNMGVIAFKFNMLNKAISFYNRSIKMNPIYAYSYLNLAVIYKYIDTEKGIEVLTKGIENCDEVHFLYYNRSCFYTLISENHKACNDLIEALKIYPDFLKYILEDEELEEITNMTCFKEFVENEINK comes from the coding sequence ATGAATGAAGATGTTTTAATACAGAAATATATAGAAAGAGCTTATAAAGCATTAGAAGATGATAAATTAGTAAAAGCATTAGATCTTTTTAGTGTTGCTAACGAATTATCTAAAGAGGATGATGTAGATATAATTATTGAAATAGCTTTAATTTATGATTCATTAGGAAAACCAGAGACAGCTAAGGAATATTATAATAAGGCCTTAAGGATAGATGAAAACGAGGAAAGAGCTTATTATGGGTTAGCAGTTATATATGATGAAGATGAACATTATGATGAGGCAATTAGATTATATAAGAAAGCAATATATATTAATCCTAATTATCATAAAGCATATTTTTTTCTTGCCAATGTTTATGACATATGTGGGGAAGAGGAGTTAGCAATTATAACCTATGAAAAGCTGCTTTCATTAAATCCGATGGATTTTTGGGCAAATACTAATGTAGGATCAATATATGAAGCACTTGGGAAAAATGATTTAGCATATAAGAGGTTTTCAAAAGCGCTTGAAATAAAGCCGAATAATTATTTAGCATTATTTAATATGGGTGTGATTGCCTTTAAATTTAATATGCTAAATAAAGCCATAAGCTTTTATAATAGATCAATTAAAATGAATCCTATTTATGCTTATAGTTATTTAAATCTAGCAGTAATTTATAAATATATAGATACAGAAAAAGGAATAGAAGTTCTAACCAAAGGAATAGAAAATTGTGATGAAGTTCATTTCTTATATTATAATAGAAGTTGTTTCTATACTTTAATTAGCGAAAATCACAAAGCTTGCAATGATCTAATAGAGGCACTTAAGATATATCCAGATTTCTTAAAATATATATTAGAAGATGAGGAACTAGAAGAGATAACTAATATGACATGCTTTAAAGAATTTGTAGAAAATGAAATAAATAAGTAA
- the nudC gene encoding NAD(+) diphosphatase: MNNVEEYLDFVPGVVSEKEKTGGDLWFIFNNDRVLVNKENDKVEIPTYDKISFLEIEEEYYIGSLKGTECYACEISEDKLDNTQFFEFIDIRSLGIILGERFFLLLGRGKQIINWDKNNRFCGKCGNKIYRLVKERAKKCDTCGTTYYPQLSPAIIVSVIKGEEILLAHNLNFKEGLFSVIAGFVEAGETFEESVKREVMEEVGIKVKNIKYFGNQPWPFPNSVMIGFTAEYESGEIKVDGTEIGEAKWFKKDKLPDIPNNLSIARKLIDEFLRS; this comes from the coding sequence ATGAATAATGTAGAAGAATACTTAGATTTTGTTCCAGGAGTAGTTTCTGAAAAAGAAAAGACAGGTGGAGATTTATGGTTTATTTTTAATAATGATAGGGTTTTAGTCAATAAAGAAAATGATAAAGTTGAGATACCAACCTATGATAAAATTAGTTTCTTGGAAATAGAAGAAGAATACTACATAGGAAGTTTAAAGGGGACTGAATGTTATGCATGTGAAATTTCAGAAGATAAGTTAGATAATACCCAGTTTTTTGAGTTTATTGATATAAGATCACTAGGAATAATTTTAGGCGAGAGATTCTTTCTACTACTAGGAAGAGGAAAACAAATAATAAATTGGGATAAAAACAATAGATTTTGCGGAAAATGCGGAAATAAGATTTATAGATTAGTAAAAGAAAGAGCTAAAAAGTGTGATACTTGTGGAACAACATATTATCCTCAATTATCTCCTGCTATAATTGTATCAGTCATAAAAGGAGAGGAGATTTTACTTGCTCATAACCTGAATTTTAAGGAAGGTTTGTTTAGTGTAATTGCTGGATTTGTTGAGGCAGGAGAAACCTTTGAAGAAAGTGTAAAAAGAGAAGTTATGGAGGAAGTGGGAATTAAGGTTAAGAATATTAAATACTTTGGAAACCAACCTTGGCCATTTCCCAATTCTGTAATGATAGGATTTACAGCTGAATATGAAAGCGGTGAAATAAAGGTTGATGGCACTGAAATCGGAGAAGCTAAATGGTTTAAAAAAGATAAGCTGCCTGATATACCAAATAATCTATCAATTGCAAGGAAGCTAATTGATGAATTTTTGCGTTCATAG
- a CDS encoding methyl-accepting chemotaxis protein: MKWYKNMRIKQKLVISFLVLTFFIVVVGGFGAYGIKSINSNVDTLYNDNFTTLKNVEKINSNILVSRLDIINLVESRDSNNVDKTLNSINQIRTEDNNILADYEKTNLSENEKVLLSNLKDSLKKYRVAVDDTINLMKDKKYDEAMELSKNTASIRADITSSVDKLITEINSQAFAEKESSNSISKSTLYLMIALSIVATLVGIVMAIIISQSIAKSIKKVLSLAKSLETGDLSHKIEVDSKDELGILSEALNNATENVRMLVSQISDSAYSISSSSEELSATSEEVSSRMEIVNESTEQIAKGSQDLSATTEEVSASTQEIGSTTNELEHKANDSYKSVIEIKNRAVDLKTKATKNIEANEIIYREKSQHIINAIKEGKVVDEVRIMADSIGEIASQTNLLALNAAIEAARAGEQGKGFAVVADEIRKLAEQSAEAVAQIQNMVVQVRNAFANLSAGGQDILEYLANDVSPSFELLLNTGIQYEKDAEFVNGIIEDIAKSSKQINEVVGQVADAIENVTATAEESAAGSDEILRSINEITASINDVSKASQSQAELAMNLNEMVKKFKI; encoded by the coding sequence ATGAAATGGTATAAGAACATGAGAATTAAACAAAAATTAGTTATTTCCTTTTTGGTATTAACATTCTTTATTGTTGTAGTTGGTGGTTTTGGTGCTTATGGAATAAAAAGTATCAACTCAAATGTAGACACTCTTTATAATGATAATTTTACAACACTAAAAAATGTTGAAAAAATTAATTCTAATATTCTAGTTTCAAGATTGGATATAATTAATTTAGTAGAAAGCAGAGATTCAAATAATGTTGATAAAACACTAAATAGTATTAATCAAATTAGAACTGAAGATAATAATATTTTAGCGGACTATGAAAAAACAAATCTTTCAGAAAATGAAAAGGTGCTGCTATCTAACCTTAAAGATAGTTTGAAGAAATACAGGGTAGCTGTTGATGATACAATTAATCTAATGAAAGATAAGAAATATGATGAAGCAATGGAATTAAGCAAGAATACTGCATCCATTAGAGCGGATATAACTTCATCTGTAGATAAATTAATAACAGAAATAAATAGTCAAGCTTTTGCAGAAAAGGAATCGAGTAATTCAATTTCTAAATCAACACTATATTTAATGATAGCATTATCTATAGTAGCAACTTTAGTGGGAATAGTTATGGCTATAATCATATCTCAATCTATTGCTAAAAGTATAAAAAAGGTGTTAAGTCTTGCTAAGTCTCTTGAAACAGGAGATTTGTCACATAAAATAGAGGTGGATTCTAAAGATGAATTAGGAATCTTATCAGAGGCTTTAAATAATGCAACAGAGAATGTAAGAATGCTGGTATCTCAAATTTCAGATAGTGCCTATAGCATAAGTTCTAGTAGTGAAGAATTATCTGCAACTTCGGAAGAGGTTTCTTCAAGGATGGAAATAGTAAATGAATCTACTGAACAGATAGCTAAGGGATCTCAAGACTTAAGTGCAACAACAGAAGAGGTTAGTGCATCTACGCAAGAGATAGGTTCAACAACAAATGAACTTGAACATAAAGCAAATGATTCTTATAAGTCTGTTATTGAAATCAAAAATAGGGCAGTAGATTTAAAAACTAAGGCTACAAAGAATATTGAAGCAAATGAGATAATATACAGAGAAAAGAGTCAGCATATTATAAATGCTATTAAAGAAGGTAAGGTTGTAGATGAAGTTAGAATTATGGCAGATTCTATTGGTGAAATAGCATCGCAAACTAATTTATTAGCTTTAAATGCAGCTATTGAGGCAGCAAGAGCTGGAGAGCAGGGAAAAGGTTTTGCAGTTGTTGCTGATGAAATAAGAAAACTAGCTGAGCAATCAGCTGAAGCTGTAGCACAAATTCAAAACATGGTGGTACAAGTTAGAAATGCCTTTGCTAATCTTTCTGCAGGTGGTCAGGATATTTTAGAGTATTTAGCTAATGATGTTAGTCCAAGCTTTGAATTATTATTAAATACTGGAATCCAATATGAAAAGGATGCTGAATTTGTAAATGGAATAATTGAGGATATTGCAAAATCTTCAAAACAAATAAATGAAGTAGTTGGACAAGTTGCGGATGCCATTGAAAATGTTACTGCAACTGCTGAAGAATCAGCGGCTGGTTCAGATGAGATTTTAAGAAGTATTAATGAGATTACAGCCTCAATAAATGATGTTTCTAAAGCGTCACAAAGTCAAGCTGAGCTTGCTATGAATCTTAATGAAATGGTTAAAAAATTTAAAATATAA
- a CDS encoding arsenate reductase family protein has product MNIQIFGTKKCFDTQKAERYFKERKVKYQFIDLNQKAISKRELESIKAAVGLDKLINEKAKEYKTLNLDKIRGEGVREELLLNNPKLYKTPIVRNGKNATVGFEPSIWKEWE; this is encoded by the coding sequence ATGAATATACAGATATTTGGAACAAAGAAATGTTTTGATACACAAAAGGCAGAAAGATATTTTAAAGAAAGAAAAGTAAAATATCAATTTATAGATTTAAATCAAAAAGCTATAAGTAAAAGAGAATTGGAAAGCATAAAGGCAGCGGTAGGTCTTGATAAGCTTATAAATGAAAAAGCAAAGGAATATAAAACTTTAAATTTAGATAAGATTAGGGGTGAAGGAGTAAGAGAAGAGTTACTACTAAATAACCCTAAATTATATAAAACGCCTATAGTTAGAAATGGTAAAAATGCAACAGTAGGATTTGAACCTAGCATATGGAAAGAGTGGGAGTAG
- a CDS encoding M56 family metallopeptidase, translating to MNLEKLFEQILLLSIMGSIIAVAILIFKGIFKDKLSAKFHYYIWILLLFKLLVPMNYQSQLNPINYFNIQSEKYNISSITNDTITKSFNLDPNIVNQSSREISTNDVAVSGNSLGFNMKTASLIWIIGMVVILLYIVIVNLIILNNIKRSNRCKREDIKEILKESKEKLNVSSNISIIYDEHLKSPYVYGIIKPKIVISQQILSKLEKEELKYVFLHEVTHIKRKDLIVNVFILLLQAIYWFNPLIWYSLYRFKQDCEVACDATALKTLNVYEAREYGQTIINMLKINTKSKRLLGTLGFANKYSKRRIVMITLFNKRSALRTAIGIITAFTVIFMVGCSSINKSSNNDSQNSNVAQSDNNQNEVNNDNSSSNSNEVNNSGNNSSTPPRHSPILISEQELIKDLAKQGKIINCDFPAKTTNLQDIEKAWGKADKSEWVGAAKGMYTTYSKRNVVFGTNKGDQVFEVRSYDKKLNDLTLEMVKNYFGKPAYDVKSNGEEILGYVASKDFKILFVFSGTSGSNDTKLDHYSVLYPKGTVNNMADDPGREW from the coding sequence GTGAATTTAGAGAAGTTATTTGAACAAATCCTTCTTCTTTCAATTATGGGAAGTATTATAGCAGTTGCTATATTGATTTTTAAAGGAATTTTTAAAGATAAGCTTAGTGCAAAATTTCATTATTATATTTGGATTTTGCTTTTATTCAAACTTTTAGTACCTATGAATTATCAAAGCCAATTAAATCCAATTAATTATTTTAATATTCAATCTGAAAAATATAATATATCTTCAATTACGAATGATACAATCACAAAAAGCTTTAATTTAGATCCCAATATAGTAAATCAAAGTAGTAGGGAAATAAGTACTAATGATGTAGCTGTTTCAGGTAATTCTTTAGGATTTAATATGAAAACAGCATCTTTGATTTGGATAATAGGAATGGTAGTAATTCTACTTTATATAGTAATTGTGAATTTAATTATATTAAATAATATAAAGAGAAGTAATCGTTGTAAAAGAGAGGATATAAAAGAAATACTAAAAGAATCTAAAGAAAAACTAAATGTAAGTTCAAATATATCAATTATTTATGATGAACATTTAAAATCACCTTACGTTTATGGAATCATAAAACCAAAGATAGTAATATCACAACAAATTTTAAGCAAGCTAGAGAAAGAAGAGCTAAAATATGTTTTCTTACATGAAGTTACTCATATAAAAAGGAAAGATTTAATAGTAAATGTATTTATTTTATTGCTACAAGCTATATATTGGTTTAATCCATTAATATGGTATTCGTTATACAGATTTAAACAAGATTGCGAAGTTGCTTGTGATGCAACAGCTCTTAAAACATTAAATGTTTATGAAGCTCGAGAATATGGGCAAACTATAATTAATATGCTTAAAATAAATACAAAGTCAAAAAGGTTATTAGGCACATTAGGATTTGCAAATAAATATAGCAAAAGGAGAATAGTTATGATCACATTGTTTAACAAAAGATCAGCTTTACGCACAGCTATAGGGATTATTACAGCATTTACAGTAATCTTTATGGTAGGATGTTCAAGCATAAATAAATCTTCAAATAATGATTCGCAAAATAGTAATGTAGCTCAAAGTGATAATAATCAAAATGAAGTTAATAATGATAATTCATCATCAAATAGTAATGAGGTTAATAACTCAGGAAATAATTCAAGTACTCCGCCTAGACATAGTCCTATTCTAATCTCAGAACAAGAACTTATAAAAGATTTGGCTAAGCAAGGTAAAATTATAAATTGTGACTTTCCAGCTAAGACAACAAATCTTCAGGATATAGAAAAAGCTTGGGGAAAAGCAGATAAATCAGAATGGGTTGGAGCAGCTAAAGGTATGTATACCACTTATTCAAAGCGTAATGTAGTCTTTGGAACAAATAAAGGTGATCAGGTATTTGAAGTTAGATCATATGATAAAAAGTTAAATGATCTTACACTTGAAATGGTAAAAAACTATTTTGGAAAGCCTGCATATGATGTAAAGTCAAATGGTGAAGAAATTTTGGGCTATGTAGCAAGTAAAGATTTTAAAATATTATTTGTTTTTTCAGGTACATCAGGTAGCAATGATACTAAATTAGATCATTATTCAGTCTTATATCCTAAGGGCACAGTTAACAATATGGCAGATGACCCAGGTAGAGAGTGGTAA
- a CDS encoding BlaI/MecI/CopY family transcriptional regulator: MNEVNYKISDAEWVVINVLWEESPLTSTKIIEALKPKTDWKPKTIHSLIDRLVKKGVVGVDKECSQFEFYPLVEKRDCVMEETRSFIKKVYDGSVHLMVSNFIKNEKLSQNEIEELQKLLDQNRK, encoded by the coding sequence TTGAACGAAGTGAATTATAAGATATCAGATGCAGAATGGGTAGTTATAAACGTATTATGGGAAGAATCACCGCTTACATCAACAAAGATTATTGAGGCTCTTAAGCCTAAAACTGACTGGAAACCTAAAACTATTCATTCATTAATTGATAGATTGGTAAAAAAAGGGGTAGTTGGTGTAGATAAGGAGTGTTCTCAATTTGAATTTTATCCTTTAGTAGAAAAGAGAGATTGCGTAATGGAGGAGACTAGATCTTTTATAAAAAAGGTTTATGATGGTTCAGTGCATTTAATGGTATCAAATTTTATCAAAAATGAAAAATTATCTCAAAATGAGATAGAAGAACTTCAAAAGTTACTTGATCAAAATAGAAAGTAA
- a CDS encoding SRPBCC family protein, whose protein sequence is METDKKTTITVETTINEQVEKVWKYWTEPEHIKKWNSASEDWHTPFAENDLRAGGKFLSRMEAKDGSFGFDFGGVYDEVKLNELISYTMGDGRKVRISFANKSNKTIVIETFEAEDTNSIELQQRGWQSILDNFKKYVEGKNNTQ, encoded by the coding sequence TTGGAGACAGATAAAAAAACTACAATAACTGTTGAAACCACAATTAATGAACAAGTAGAAAAAGTATGGAAGTATTGGACAGAACCGGAACATATAAAAAAATGGAATAGTGCTTCAGAGGATTGGCATACTCCTTTTGCTGAGAATGATTTAAGAGCGGGAGGTAAATTCCTTTCTAGGATGGAAGCAAAAGATGGAAGCTTTGGATTTGATTTTGGTGGAGTATATGATGAAGTAAAATTAAATGAATTAATATCATATACAATGGGAGATGGTAGAAAAGTAAGGATATCATTTGCTAATAAATCAAATAAGACCATAGTTATCGAAACTTTTGAAGCAGAAGACACTAATTCAATTGAACTCCAACAAAGAGGATGGCAGTCAATCTTAGATAACTTTAAAAAGTATGTAGAGGGAAAAAATAACACTCAGTAA
- a CDS encoding manganese efflux pump, protein MLQTTLYLLLIALINSFDNIGIRIAYSIGGITVQLKKNFLISLMAFTVAFISSLSGSLISNFLSDNVASFLSMLLISGTGIKIMLEPFLKKKDKTDQVKTLSYKESISIGLALALDDIGGSVGVGLAGYHPLAVGLAFFFVSFLIFISGNYAIELLGKFKIDKRIATVLAGILMIAMGISQILE, encoded by the coding sequence ATGCTGCAAACTACTCTGTATTTACTATTAATAGCCCTTATTAATAGTTTTGATAATATTGGAATAAGAATTGCCTATAGTATTGGAGGAATTACGGTTCAGCTTAAGAAAAATTTTCTTATCTCTTTAATGGCATTTACTGTTGCTTTTATTTCCTCTCTCTCTGGCAGCTTAATCTCTAATTTCTTAAGCGACAATGTAGCCTCATTCCTTAGTATGCTTCTAATCTCAGGAACTGGTATCAAAATTATGCTTGAACCCTTTTTAAAGAAAAAAGATAAAACGGACCAAGTAAAAACTTTAAGTTATAAGGAATCCATTTCTATTGGACTTGCTTTAGCACTAGACGACATAGGTGGTTCCGTAGGAGTTGGTTTGGCAGGCTATCATCCGCTTGCTGTAGGCTTAGCTTTCTTCTTCGTAAGTTTTCTAATATTTATATCTGGCAATTATGCTATAGAACTTTTAGGCAAATTTAAAATTGACAAAAGAATTGCTACTGTTCTAGCTGGTATACTAATGATTGCAATGGGAATTTCTCAAATTTTAGAATGA
- a CDS encoding alpha/beta-type small acid-soluble spore protein: MAHRNNKILVPEAKEGLHKVKVETSKEVGVDLNKEYNGDITTKEAGKIGGPLGGQMVKKMIEDFEKKL; the protein is encoded by the coding sequence ATGGCACATAGAAATAATAAAATATTAGTACCAGAAGCAAAGGAAGGGTTACATAAGGTTAAAGTAGAAACATCAAAAGAAGTGGGAGTAGATTTAAATAAAGAATATAATGGAGACATAACAACCAAAGAAGCAGGAAAAATAGGAGGACCATTAGGTGGGCAGATGGTTAAAAAAATGATTGAAGATTTTGAGAAAAAACTTTAA
- a CDS encoding glycosyl hydrolase family 8 produces the protein MKKHKIIKIILIIMIAIFSVTFVIVKPYIFKLNLNISWKTEEKSKEEVLSYNFLKSKMYKDGYGVYTNYIDEPDQGDITKGHTVLSESQGLWMLYLINSGEKDSFDSNYNIVKNKMSLKNGLISWRYNESETTKASSTIDDLRIVKSLLYAYDRWGDFKYKYLAISISQDILKNVSKGGYIFDFNDGTTMSNLVQLCYLDFKTMELLEKSNSKWKKIYNNSLDIVKNGQPVKGVPLFKKSYLPKENKYSDEKDVELLYSLIVLKNLQSAGVDISKELDWLWNEFSKENKLYIKYDFNGNRTSDYESTSLYSICGEIFANANRQTEANAIKKRMLEFQVKNENSEIYGSFGNEQTKAVYSYDNLNALIFLAKKNADL, from the coding sequence ATGAAGAAACATAAAATCATAAAAATTATATTAATTATAATGATAGCTATATTTTCTGTGACTTTTGTTATTGTTAAACCGTATATTTTTAAGCTGAATTTAAATATATCATGGAAAACAGAAGAAAAGTCAAAAGAAGAAGTTTTAAGTTATAACTTTTTAAAAAGTAAAATGTATAAGGATGGATATGGAGTATATACAAATTATATTGATGAACCTGATCAAGGAGATATAACCAAAGGACATACAGTTTTATCTGAATCTCAAGGGTTATGGATGCTATATCTAATAAATTCTGGGGAAAAAGATTCATTTGATAGCAATTATAACATAGTAAAGAATAAAATGAGCTTAAAAAATGGATTGATTTCTTGGAGATATAATGAAAGTGAAACTACAAAAGCTTCATCTACAATTGATGATTTAAGAATAGTAAAAAGCTTGCTTTATGCATATGATAGATGGGGGGACTTTAAGTATAAGTATCTTGCTATTAGTATATCACAAGATATCTTAAAGAACGTATCAAAAGGCGGCTATATATTTGATTTTAACGATGGCACAACAATGAGTAACCTTGTCCAATTATGTTATTTAGATTTTAAAACTATGGAATTATTGGAGAAATCGAACTCTAAATGGAAGAAAATTTATAATAATTCTTTAGATATAGTAAAGAATGGACAACCTGTAAAAGGAGTGCCCTTATTTAAGAAAAGTTATTTGCCAAAAGAAAACAAGTATTCAGATGAAAAAGACGTAGAACTATTGTACTCACTTATAGTACTCAAAAACCTTCAATCTGCTGGAGTTGATATTTCAAAGGAGCTTGATTGGCTGTGGAATGAATTTAGTAAAGAAAATAAGTTGTATATAAAATATGATTTTAACGGGAATAGAACAAGTGATTATGAGTCTACTTCATTATATTCAATATGTGGAGAGATATTTGCAAATGCAAATAGACAAACTGAGGCTAATGCAATAAAGAAAAGAATGTTAGAATTCCAAGTTAAAAATGAAAATAGTGAGATCTATGGTTCATTTGGAAATGAACAAACTAAAGCAGTATATTCCTATGATAATTTGAATGCACTAATTTTTCTAGCTAAAAAGAATGCAGACTTATAG
- a CDS encoding glycosyltransferase family 2 protein, whose translation MDWSIIGRIIYSFNNFILYYVLLINSIYFIQLILSAFSLSDYIKKIVYSDYKKYGSSENMLPISVLVPAYNEEETIVDNIKSLLSLNYSNFEIIVINDGSKDETLKKVIEAFDLGMLKQPIRYRVKTQNIKGIFKNIDIPNLVLVDKENGGKADALNAGINVSKYPIFAAIDADSIIESDSLIRVTMPFIENKATIAVGGIVRIANGSSIRDGIIKKIELPKNRIAMFQIIEYLRAFLTGRMGWDAMGSLLIISGAFGAFSKAEVIEVGGYSVGTIGEDMELVMKLHEYMLANKRQYKVKFIPDPVCWTQAPERIKDLKSQRVRWQIGLMDSLFRHKKILFNPKYGSIGFIAAPYFWIFEMIGPLVEVIGYFLIPLSFVFGFLDLRFFILFLTASILYGIILSIGAILLEEYTFNKYPSLRQLLRLSFFGVLENFGYRQLTVLFRLEGIIKFRKKRNSWGKIKRKAFS comes from the coding sequence ATGGACTGGAGTATTATTGGAAGAATTATTTACAGTTTTAATAATTTTATTTTATATTATGTTTTATTAATTAATTCTATATATTTCATTCAATTGATACTATCTGCCTTTAGTTTATCGGATTATATTAAGAAGATAGTATATTCTGACTATAAAAAATACGGTTCATCAGAAAATATGCTGCCTATTTCCGTGTTAGTTCCTGCTTATAATGAAGAAGAAACCATTGTTGACAATATTAAGTCCTTGTTATCTCTTAACTATTCTAATTTTGAAATTATAGTAATAAATGATGGTTCCAAAGATGAAACCTTAAAAAAAGTAATTGAAGCTTTTGATTTAGGTATGCTAAAACAACCAATACGATATAGGGTTAAAACTCAAAATATAAAAGGAATTTTCAAAAATATAGATATACCCAATTTAGTTTTGGTTGATAAAGAAAATGGAGGAAAAGCTGATGCACTAAATGCTGGAATAAATGTATCTAAGTATCCTATTTTTGCTGCAATTGATGCTGATTCAATAATTGAAAGTGACTCATTAATAAGAGTTACAATGCCCTTTATTGAAAATAAAGCAACTATTGCTGTTGGAGGAATTGTGAGAATTGCTAATGGAAGTTCTATAAGAGATGGAATTATAAAAAAAATAGAGCTTCCTAAAAATAGGATAGCAATGTTTCAGATTATTGAATATTTAAGAGCATTTCTAACTGGAAGAATGGGATGGGATGCTATGGGATCTCTGCTTATAATATCTGGAGCCTTTGGCGCATTTAGTAAGGCAGAAGTTATAGAAGTAGGGGGATATAGTGTAGGGACTATAGGAGAAGATATGGAACTTGTAATGAAATTACATGAATATATGCTTGCCAATAAGAGGCAATATAAGGTAAAATTTATACCAGATCCTGTATGTTGGACACAAGCTCCAGAAAGAATAAAAGATTTGAAAAGTCAGAGAGTAAGGTGGCAAATAGGACTTATGGACAGCTTGTTTAGACACAAGAAAATCCTATTTAATCCTAAATACGGCTCTATAGGTTTTATTGCAGCTCCATATTTTTGGATATTTGAAATGATAGGGCCATTAGTTGAGGTCATTGGTTATTTTTTAATTCCACTTTCCTTTGTTTTTGGATTTTTAGACTTAAGGTTTTTTATTCTTTTTCTTACTGCATCGATACTTTATGGAATCATTTTATCGATAGGAGCAATTTTGCTCGAAGAGTATACATTTAATAAATATCCAAGTTTAAGACAATTACTTCGTTTGAGTTTTTTTGGAGTTTTAGAGAATTTTGGATATAGGCAGCTTACAGTATTATTTAGATTAGAAGGAATTATAAAATTTAGAAAGAAGAGAAATAGTTGGGGGAAGATTAAGAGAAAAGCTTTTTCCTAA